In Bacillus cereus ATCC 14579, a single window of DNA contains:
- a CDS encoding phage portal protein, which produces MGLRDRFSNYLFKKAEKRGYLDNVLGKSIRYSGVYVTDSNILQSSDVYELLQDISNQMVLADIVVEDEFGNEIKDDIALQILRNPNNYLTQSEFIKLMTNTYLLEGETFPILNGAQIHLASNVFTELDDNLVEHFNIGGHEIPPCMIRHVKNIGADHLRGKGILDLGRDTLEGVMSAEKTLTDKYKKGGLLTFLLNLDAHINPQNGAQSKLINAILDQLESIDEARSVKMIPLGKGYSIDTLKSPLDDEKTLAYLNVYKKDLGKFLGINVDTYTELIKEDIEKAMMYIHNKAVRPIMKNFEDHLSLLFYAQNSGKRIKFKINILDFVTYSNKTNIGYNLVRTAITSPDNVADMLGFPKQNTKESQAIYISNDVTEIGKKEATDGSLGGGEENEN; this is translated from the coding sequence TTGGGTTTAAGGGATAGGTTTTCAAATTATTTATTTAAAAAGGCTGAAAAGCGTGGTTATCTTGATAATGTTTTAGGAAAAAGCATCCGTTACAGCGGCGTGTATGTTACGGATTCAAACATCTTGCAATCTAGCGATGTTTACGAGTTGTTACAAGACATAAGTAATCAAATGGTATTGGCTGATATTGTTGTGGAAGATGAATTTGGGAATGAAATCAAGGATGATATTGCCCTTCAAATCTTAAGGAATCCCAATAACTATCTAACACAATCAGAATTCATTAAATTAATGACGAATACTTATTTACTCGAGGGAGAGACATTCCCGATATTAAACGGTGCTCAAATACATTTAGCTTCCAATGTTTTTACAGAGTTAGATGATAATTTGGTAGAGCATTTCAATATTGGTGGTCATGAGATTCCTCCATGTATGATTCGGCATGTGAAAAATATTGGTGCAGATCATTTAAGAGGAAAAGGTATTCTTGATTTAGGAAGAGATACACTCGAGGGCGTTATGTCAGCTGAGAAAACTTTAACTGATAAATATAAAAAGGGTGGATTGTTAACATTCTTGCTAAACTTGGATGCTCATATCAATCCACAGAATGGCGCGCAGTCAAAGTTAATCAATGCAATTTTAGATCAACTAGAATCAATTGATGAAGCAAGGTCTGTAAAAATGATTCCTCTTGGAAAAGGGTATTCAATTGACACGCTTAAAAGCCCGTTAGACGACGAAAAGACTCTAGCATATCTAAATGTGTATAAAAAAGATTTGGGTAAATTTTTAGGTATAAATGTGGACACATATACAGAGTTAATCAAAGAAGATATTGAGAAAGCAATGATGTATATCCACAATAAAGCAGTTAGACCAATAATGAAAAATTTTGAAGACCATTTGAGTCTTCTTTTTTATGCCCAAAATTCTGGGAAACGAATTAAATTCAAGATTAATATTCTTGATTTTGTTACTTATAGCAACAAGACAAATATCGGTTATAACCTTGTACGTACAGCCATTACTTCACCTGATAATGTCGCCGATATGCTTGGATTCCCTAAACAAAATACAAAGGAATCACAGGCCATTTATATTTCAAATGATGTAACTGAAATCGGCAAGAAAGAGGCAACAGATGGTTCATTGGGAGGAGGTGAAGAGAATGAAAATTGA
- a CDS encoding HK97 family phage prohead protease, whose translation MKIEVRGNQVILDGYVNVVDRESRMLPSPRGYFKERIVPKTFEKALKKAKNVDLLFNHDKNRNLGSIENGNLELYEDNIGLRAIATVTDEQVIKKARNKELRGWSFGFVSEKDSWEEGESGVQKRSIEELELLEVSILDMTPAYVATSIETRGENTAMIEMRSEEAAVKTVVEDDTEERSDLIKQIKKVLEEN comes from the coding sequence ATGAAAATTGAGGTCCGAGGGAATCAAGTCATACTTGATGGATATGTGAATGTTGTGGACAGAGAAAGTCGAATGTTACCTTCTCCAAGGGGATATTTCAAAGAGAGAATTGTCCCTAAGACGTTTGAAAAAGCGTTAAAGAAAGCAAAGAATGTGGACTTACTTTTTAACCACGATAAGAATAGAAATCTTGGTTCTATTGAAAACGGAAATCTGGAATTGTATGAAGACAATATTGGTTTAAGAGCCATCGCTACGGTTACAGATGAACAAGTGATTAAGAAGGCAAGGAATAAAGAATTACGTGGTTGGTCATTTGGTTTTGTTTCTGAAAAAGATTCATGGGAAGAAGGTGAATCTGGTGTTCAAAAACGCTCTATTGAAGAACTAGAGCTTTTAGAAGTTTCTATTTTGGATATGACACCAGCCTATGTTGCAACTTCCATTGAAACCAGGGGCGAAAATACAGCCATGATTGAAATGAGAAGTGAAGAAGCAGCTGTAAAAACAGTTGTGGAAGATGATACTGAAGAAAGAAGCGATCTTATCAAACAAATAAAAAAAGTTTTGGAGGAAAATTAA
- a CDS encoding phage major capsid protein, translating into MNLKEILNASLTRTKSRLAELQGKVEKNEVRSEELAAVKAEVEQLTKEIQTISEELAKLEEKEKEEDPAKKKDDDPEKKEDPTAKENPNEKTELSEEQRSAISASIAAALSTKGHRTNKETEIRSVFANYIVGNIDEKEARALGLVTGNGSVTIPDFLSKEIITYAQEENFLRRLGTGVKTKENIKYPVLVKKAEAQGHKNERTNNEMPETDIEFDEIELSPTEFDALATVTKKLLARTGLPIEQIVMDELKKAYVRKETQYMVNGDEANNINDGALAKKAVEFKTDEKNLYDALVKMKNTPVKEVRKKARWVLNTAALTKIETMKTDDGFPLLRPFNQAEGGIGYTLLGFPVEEEDAIDIPDSPDTPVFYFGDFSKFYIQDVIGSLEVQKLVELFSRTNRVGFRIWNLLDAQLIHSPFEVPVYKYVLKAPTGA; encoded by the coding sequence ATGAATTTAAAAGAAATCTTAAACGCATCTTTAACAAGAACGAAATCTCGATTAGCAGAATTACAAGGGAAAGTAGAAAAAAATGAAGTTCGTTCAGAAGAATTAGCAGCCGTAAAAGCAGAAGTAGAGCAATTAACAAAAGAAATTCAAACTATTTCTGAGGAATTAGCAAAGTTAGAAGAGAAAGAAAAAGAAGAAGATCCCGCCAAAAAGAAAGACGATGATCCAGAGAAAAAAGAAGATCCAACAGCAAAAGAAAATCCGAATGAAAAAACGGAACTGTCAGAAGAACAACGTTCCGCTATTTCAGCATCTATTGCAGCGGCTCTTTCTACTAAAGGTCATCGTACAAACAAAGAAACGGAAATTCGTTCTGTATTCGCTAACTACATTGTAGGTAATATTGATGAAAAGGAAGCTCGTGCATTAGGGTTAGTAACTGGTAACGGTTCTGTTACGATTCCAGATTTCTTGAGTAAAGAGATTATTACGTATGCTCAAGAAGAAAACTTCTTACGTCGCCTAGGAACAGGAGTGAAAACAAAAGAAAATATTAAGTATCCTGTTTTAGTTAAAAAGGCAGAAGCGCAAGGGCATAAAAATGAGCGAACAAATAATGAAATGCCAGAAACAGATATTGAATTTGATGAAATCGAACTATCACCAACAGAATTTGATGCACTTGCTACAGTAACGAAAAAGCTATTGGCACGTACTGGTTTACCAATTGAACAAATCGTAATGGACGAGCTGAAAAAAGCTTATGTTCGTAAAGAAACGCAATATATGGTGAATGGTGATGAAGCAAATAACATAAATGATGGTGCATTAGCAAAGAAAGCAGTTGAGTTTAAAACAGATGAGAAAAATCTTTACGATGCATTAGTAAAAATGAAAAATACACCAGTTAAAGAAGTTCGTAAAAAAGCACGATGGGTGTTAAATACAGCAGCACTAACAAAAATTGAAACAATGAAAACGGATGATGGTTTCCCATTACTTCGTCCATTTAATCAAGCAGAGGGCGGCATTGGTTATACATTATTAGGCTTCCCTGTTGAGGAAGAAGATGCCATTGATATTCCTGATTCACCAGATACACCAGTATTCTATTTCGGTGATTTCTCTAAGTTCTATATTCAAGATGTTATTGGATCACTAGAAGTACAAAAGTTAGTTGAGTTATTCTCACGTACAAACCGTGTAGGCTTCCGTATCTGGAACTTACTAGATGCTCAATTAATTCATTCTCCATTTGAAGTTCCGGTTTATAAGTATGTTTTAAAAGCTCCTACTGGGGCTTAA
- a CDS encoding head-tail connector protein translates to MDNLIEKLKSHIHWEEGMDDSMLSLYIKQGQRYVKKACGREVEYLVIMCAGIFYEYRVAEKELEQALDALTPFFVQEVYDAEEEDE, encoded by the coding sequence ATGGATAATTTAATTGAGAAATTAAAATCTCATATTCATTGGGAAGAGGGTATGGATGATTCTATGCTCTCTTTGTATATTAAGCAAGGTCAACGATATGTAAAAAAAGCATGTGGAAGAGAAGTGGAATACCTGGTCATTATGTGTGCAGGTATTTTTTATGAATATCGTGTAGCTGAAAAAGAATTAGAACAAGCTTTGGATGCTTTGACACCATTCTTTGTCCAGGAGGTTTATGATGCCGAAGAGGAAGACGAATAA
- a CDS encoding HK97-gp10 family putative phage morphogenesis protein: MASNNNGFAEALEDINTLLRVNKKVSLDALDEAAKYFASKLKPKINVSNKNKRTHLRDSLKVVVKDDRVSVEFKDEAWYWYLVEHGHKKAKGKGRVKGKHFVQNTFDAEGDKIADIMAQKIINRM, encoded by the coding sequence ATGGCTTCAAATAACAATGGCTTTGCTGAAGCTTTAGAAGATATCAATACGCTATTACGGGTGAATAAAAAAGTAAGTTTGGATGCGTTAGATGAAGCAGCCAAGTATTTTGCTAGTAAATTAAAACCAAAAATCAATGTATCCAATAAAAACAAGCGGACACATTTAAGGGATAGCCTAAAGGTTGTTGTGAAAGATGATCGTGTATCTGTGGAATTTAAAGATGAAGCTTGGTATTGGTATTTAGTTGAACATGGCCACAAAAAAGCAAAAGGTAAGGGGCGTGTGAAAGGAAAACACTTTGTTCAGAATACCTTCGATGCAGAAGGGGATAAAATTGCTGATATTATGGCACAAAAAATAATAAATAGAATGTGA
- a CDS encoding major tail protein, with protein sequence MTIENKEIQYSVGIEDLYLCLMKGNETSSALPTYEDIVYRQTNISDLTISTTSTNFTKWASNKKIINIVKNTAFGLAFNLAGLNREVKDKIFAKTRKKGVSFETAKAKAYPKFAVGVVFPLNDGTKILRWYPKCTVAPVEESWKTQGDEMTVDDIAYTITADPLLFNDVTQAELDTGDPEAKGIKVEDFLKQVICDESQLTQLGGTSTPGK encoded by the coding sequence ATGACAATTGAAAATAAAGAAATTCAATACTCCGTAGGGATTGAAGATTTATATCTATGCTTGATGAAGGGAAATGAAACTTCTAGTGCACTACCAACTTATGAGGATATTGTTTATAGACAAACGAATATTTCTGATTTAACGATTTCCACTACTTCTACTAATTTTACAAAGTGGGCATCTAACAAAAAAATTATTAACATTGTCAAAAATACAGCGTTTGGATTAGCTTTTAATCTTGCTGGTCTAAATCGTGAAGTAAAAGATAAAATCTTTGCCAAAACACGTAAAAAGGGCGTGTCTTTTGAAACAGCGAAGGCGAAGGCGTATCCAAAGTTCGCAGTAGGTGTTGTATTTCCTTTAAATGATGGAACAAAAATATTACGTTGGTACCCAAAATGTACAGTTGCTCCAGTAGAGGAATCTTGGAAAACACAAGGTGATGAAATGACTGTGGATGACATTGCCTACACAATTACAGCAGATCCATTGTTATTTAATGATGTAACACAAGCTGAATTAGATACTGGTGATCCAGAGGCAAAAGGAATTAAAGTTGAAGATTTCCTAAAACAAGTAATTTGTGATGAATCTCAATTAACACAACTTGGTGGAACATCGACACCAGGGAAATAA
- a CDS encoding phage tail tape measure protein has protein sequence MPGNSKERNVVLNFKMDGQVQYANTLKQINMVMNNAAKEYKNHIAAMGQDATMTDKLLAEKKKLEIQMEAAKKRTAMLRSEYQAMSKDTSTTAEQLNKMYGKLLDAERAETSLDNAMKRVNEGLSEQAIEAREARGTLLDLQENSKKLEVEQKKLTSSFKLQNAELGANASEADKLELAQKQLRQQTEMTDKVVHNLEQQLSTAKRAYGENSTEVQQLEAKLNQAKTTLKQFENSLQSVGRSGSQAAVGMAEINKKLDMNNLMEAAEVLQGISEKLIEMGKSIVNTAIEFDGSQRKIQASLGLTGKGAENLQKIAVDTWKKGFGENLEEVDNALIKVYQNMRDVPYDELQMASEDVLTLAKIYDVDLNEATRGAGQLMSQFGLSTQETFDLLAAGAQEGLNYSDELFDNLSEYAPLFKQGGFSAQEMFTILANGTKSGSYNLDYINDLVKEFGIRVQDGSKGVSEGFGDLSEETQKVWKSFNEGKGTAADVFNAVLGDLQKMDDKVKANQIGVALFGVKWEDMGAEAVLSLNNVHGGLGDVTGRMGEMKKLQEESLGQQFQKALRETQAALEPLGKKFAELAKDILPPIVDGVKSVMDWFSKLSEADQTLLIVMGALSTAFIILTPIVAALAVSFGALNLAFLPVIATIAAVSLVITGIIMLIKNWGAITDWLSEKWSEFKDWFGELWDSIVQTCEDAWSSTVDYFSGAWSDFLNMVNEFFEPVGQFFADLWTGISDTASEIWTGITDYFSESWSSFIELADSILSPLGEFFSGLWTGIVETATSIWDQLKTAWQETWDTILTVLDPIISAVSTVLEAGWLLIQAGAQIAWAAISQYIIQPIQEAYDWISAKIGELVTWLSTQWELIKAAAQVAWGLFKQYITQPVQEAWDWVKEQIGALVSWLNSQWETVKSYTSAAWNLVKQYVIQPVQELWNATKEKLNDLANWILGNWAKIQSYTLTAWNLVYKYIIDPVISAYNSAKEKFNDMYNTAREKFDSVKNAAQEKFDAAKRFIVDPIKDAVDKVEGFIDKIKGFFSDLKLKIPKPEMPKMPHFSLQTSTKNILGKDITFPSGIDVQWRAKGGIFTRPTIFGMNGGNLQGAGEAGPEGVLPLNKKTLGAIGEGIAATMSTEPTVINIYNPSVRDDRDIDRMVGKIDDALAQKGRNSKIGIGRTT, from the coding sequence ATGCCTGGGAATAGTAAAGAAAGAAACGTTGTTCTTAATTTTAAAATGGATGGCCAGGTTCAGTATGCAAATACATTGAAACAAATCAATATGGTTATGAATAATGCGGCGAAAGAATATAAAAATCATATTGCAGCAATGGGCCAAGATGCGACGATGACTGATAAACTTCTTGCTGAAAAGAAGAAGCTTGAAATTCAAATGGAAGCAGCCAAGAAACGTACAGCTATGTTGCGTTCTGAATACCAAGCCATGTCCAAAGACACAAGTACAACCGCCGAACAACTCAATAAAATGTATGGTAAATTGCTAGATGCAGAACGTGCTGAAACTTCTCTTGATAATGCAATGAAAAGAGTGAATGAAGGTCTTTCCGAGCAAGCAATTGAAGCCAGGGAAGCACGTGGAACTTTACTGGATTTACAAGAGAATTCTAAGAAACTTGAAGTAGAACAAAAAAAGCTAACAAGCTCTTTTAAACTTCAGAATGCTGAATTAGGAGCAAACGCTAGTGAAGCTGATAAGTTGGAATTAGCACAGAAACAACTACGCCAGCAAACAGAAATGACGGATAAAGTCGTCCACAATTTAGAACAACAATTAAGCACAGCAAAACGTGCGTATGGTGAGAATTCTACAGAGGTGCAGCAACTTGAAGCTAAATTAAACCAAGCAAAAACGACATTAAAGCAATTTGAAAACTCATTACAGAGTGTTGGGCGAAGTGGTTCACAAGCGGCGGTTGGAATGGCGGAAATCAATAAGAAACTTGATATGAACAATTTAATGGAAGCCGCTGAAGTTCTACAAGGAATATCCGAAAAATTGATTGAAATGGGAAAGTCAATTGTAAATACAGCAATAGAGTTTGATGGATCACAGAGGAAAATTCAAGCTTCATTAGGACTGACTGGGAAAGGTGCCGAAAATCTTCAAAAAATTGCTGTTGATACTTGGAAAAAAGGTTTTGGTGAAAATCTTGAAGAGGTAGACAATGCACTTATAAAAGTCTATCAAAACATGAGAGATGTTCCATATGATGAGCTCCAAATGGCATCGGAGGATGTTTTAACATTGGCAAAAATTTACGATGTAGACTTAAATGAAGCGACTCGAGGTGCAGGGCAGTTAATGAGTCAGTTTGGTTTATCTACACAGGAAACCTTTGACTTACTTGCTGCTGGTGCTCAAGAAGGTTTAAATTATTCGGATGAATTATTTGATAATTTATCTGAATATGCGCCTTTATTCAAACAAGGTGGTTTTAGTGCTCAAGAAATGTTTACGATTTTAGCAAATGGAACAAAAAGTGGTTCGTATAACTTAGACTATATCAATGACCTAGTGAAAGAATTTGGTATCCGTGTACAAGATGGTTCGAAAGGTGTATCAGAAGGATTCGGTGATTTATCTGAAGAGACACAAAAAGTATGGAAGTCATTCAATGAAGGTAAGGGAACTGCAGCCGATGTTTTTAATGCTGTGTTAGGTGATCTTCAAAAGATGGATGACAAAGTAAAAGCAAACCAGATTGGTGTTGCTTTATTTGGCGTGAAATGGGAAGACATGGGCGCTGAAGCTGTACTTAGTCTAAATAATGTACATGGTGGTCTTGGTGATGTAACTGGACGTATGGGTGAAATGAAGAAACTTCAGGAAGAATCTTTGGGACAGCAATTTCAAAAAGCATTAAGAGAAACGCAGGCTGCGTTAGAGCCACTTGGAAAGAAATTTGCAGAATTAGCTAAAGATATTTTACCTCCAATTGTTGATGGAGTTAAATCTGTAATGGATTGGTTTAGTAAATTGTCCGAAGCCGATCAAACGCTTTTAATCGTGATGGGTGCATTGAGTACGGCGTTTATTATTTTAACTCCAATTGTAGCAGCTCTAGCTGTTTCATTTGGTGCGTTGAATCTGGCGTTTTTACCTGTGATAGCTACCATTGCGGCAGTTTCCTTAGTGATAACTGGTATTATCATGTTAATAAAAAACTGGGGTGCCATAACGGATTGGCTTTCTGAAAAGTGGTCTGAATTTAAAGATTGGTTTGGTGAATTGTGGGATAGCATAGTTCAAACTTGTGAAGATGCTTGGTCATCCACAGTTGATTACTTTTCTGGAGCCTGGTCAGATTTTTTAAACATGGTAAATGAGTTCTTTGAGCCTGTCGGTCAATTTTTTGCTGATCTATGGACTGGAATTTCTGATACAGCATCGGAAATTTGGACAGGTATTACTGATTATTTTTCAGAATCATGGTCTTCATTCATTGAATTAGCAGATAGTATATTGTCTCCTTTAGGTGAATTTTTCAGTGGATTGTGGACGGGTATTGTTGAAACGGCAACTTCTATTTGGGATCAATTAAAGACAGCTTGGCAAGAAACATGGGATACAATACTCACAGTTTTAGATCCGATTATTTCAGCAGTTTCCACAGTTTTAGAAGCAGGTTGGCTACTCATTCAAGCGGGGGCACAAATTGCATGGGCGGCAATATCTCAATATATTATACAGCCGATCCAGGAAGCGTATGATTGGATAAGTGCGAAAATTGGTGAATTAGTCACATGGCTTAGTACGCAGTGGGAACTTATAAAGGCTGCTGCACAAGTTGCTTGGGGCTTATTTAAACAATATATTACTCAACCTGTTCAAGAAGCATGGGATTGGGTTAAAGAACAGATCGGTGCGCTTGTTTCTTGGTTAAATTCACAATGGGAAACAGTTAAATCGTATACTTCTGCAGCATGGAATTTAGTAAAGCAATATGTCATTCAGCCAGTTCAGGAATTGTGGAATGCAACAAAAGAAAAACTGAATGATTTAGCGAATTGGATATTAGGTAATTGGGCAAAAATCCAATCTTATACACTTACGGCATGGAATTTAGTTTATAAATATATTATTGATCCGGTTATTTCAGCTTATAATTCTGCAAAAGAGAAATTCAATGATATGTACAACACAGCACGGGAGAAATTTGATTCTGTAAAAAATGCAGCCCAAGAAAAGTTTGATGCAGCAAAGAGATTTATCGTTGATCCAATAAAAGATGCGGTAGATAAAGTGGAGGGATTCATTGATAAAATCAAAGGGTTTTTCAGTGATTTGAAATTAAAGATACCGAAACCGGAAATGCCCAAAATGCCACACTTCAGTCTGCAGACTAGTACGAAAAATATTCTGGGTAAAGATATTACTTTCCCATCTGGTATCGATGTGCAATGGCGTGCAAAAGGTGGTATTTTTACTCGGCCAACTATCTTTGGAATGAATGGCGGGAACCTACAAGGCGCAGGAGAGGCAGGGCCAGAGGGTGTGTTACCGTTGAATAAAAAGACATTAGGTGCGATTGGTGAAGGGATTGCAGCAACAATGTCTACTGAACCAACTGTAATTAATATCTATAATCCTTCAGTGAGGGATGATCGTGATATCGACCGCATGGTCGGAAAAATAGATGATGCACTTGCTCAAAAAGGGCGTAATTCAAAAATAGGAATAGGGAGGACGACTTAA
- a CDS encoding phage tail family protein, which yields MLDIGIDNELASSYGLGLVGRPVIPTAKQKVEHIEIPGRHGSLTKKGAYENVPFKVKFNMLEMENIKPFIRRAKPWLLQGRTLFFTDDEVYRKIKHVEMGDITTEIEEQGEFEVDFTLDPFEYTEDVNLKLTKPGVIYNPGTIESDPKFWIVGNGTFRITINDVSFQIKDVNGSVVIDSEILEAYTDTISMNNKMVGKFPICNIGENKIEWSGEIQFMEIRPRWRYK from the coding sequence TTGTTGGATATAGGAATCGATAATGAATTAGCAAGTAGTTACGGATTAGGTTTAGTAGGTCGTCCAGTGATCCCAACTGCAAAACAAAAGGTAGAACACATAGAAATACCAGGACGACATGGTTCACTTACAAAGAAAGGGGCATATGAAAATGTCCCTTTTAAGGTGAAATTTAATATGTTGGAAATGGAAAATATTAAACCTTTCATAAGACGTGCAAAACCTTGGTTGTTACAAGGGAGAACACTCTTTTTCACAGATGACGAGGTGTATCGGAAGATTAAGCATGTTGAAATGGGAGACATCACAACTGAAATTGAGGAGCAGGGTGAATTTGAAGTGGATTTCACTTTAGATCCCTTTGAATATACAGAGGATGTAAATCTAAAGCTGACCAAACCTGGTGTAATTTATAATCCAGGTACAATTGAATCTGATCCTAAGTTTTGGATTGTGGGAAATGGTACTTTCCGTATAACAATCAATGACGTCTCTTTTCAAATAAAAGATGTGAATGGTTCTGTTGTCATAGACTCAGAAATACTTGAAGCATATACCGATACCATATCAATGAATAATAAAATGGTTGGGAAGTTCCCTATATGTAACATCGGAGAAAATAAAATAGAGTGGTCAGGAGAAATTCAATTTATGGAAATTCGACCTAGGTGGAGATATAAATGA
- a CDS encoding BppU family phage baseplate upper protein, with amino-acid sequence MYVREKGQNVDLTGYVVKYEATNHIGVFIRDDAQIVDAKNGVFSYMFTSQAVSTSDDWTAYFVMEKSTERMSTPDIRITLRRDVKEGNIKIENYISEFDKALEMVKGYQKQIDEANKRINELTAAVTGQKYQLWKVTGDDGHAIPLDAKTDLNSVIKTGAYRGNNLVNAPAGANWWYIQVYSHSDSAYSCMQVAYSLDNSNLKAFYIRKKANNVWTNWERQAIYSEIVPNTGGIFTGLIESKSDNAFVLGSRSYKTIIHKGAQGELIFAPSTVSQGDTWDWSKKVEFRLDGTVKQATDTGWINLATTGIENVANRDMKYKRSGENISVIGSVRNPQNETVFATLPVGFRPVQHIAFPALAYGYTPAVCEVTIKPDGGVFVNGVPSGSTVHIAMSFLI; translated from the coding sequence GTGTACGTAAGAGAAAAAGGGCAGAATGTGGATTTAACAGGATATGTGGTTAAATATGAAGCGACAAATCATATAGGAGTATTCATTCGAGATGATGCTCAAATAGTTGATGCAAAAAATGGTGTATTTTCCTATATGTTTACATCTCAAGCTGTTTCTACATCGGATGATTGGACAGCTTATTTTGTAATGGAAAAAAGTACAGAACGAATGAGTACACCAGATATTCGTATTACATTAAGACGAGATGTAAAAGAAGGTAATATTAAAATCGAAAACTACATTTCTGAGTTTGATAAGGCTCTCGAAATGGTTAAAGGGTATCAAAAGCAAATTGATGAAGCAAATAAACGGATAAATGAATTAACAGCAGCTGTTACAGGACAAAAATATCAATTGTGGAAAGTAACAGGTGATGATGGACATGCAATTCCCTTAGATGCCAAAACTGATCTGAATAGCGTAATAAAAACAGGAGCGTATAGAGGGAATAACTTAGTGAATGCTCCTGCAGGTGCAAATTGGTGGTATATTCAAGTCTATTCCCATAGTGATAGCGCATATTCGTGTATGCAAGTTGCTTATTCCCTTGATAATTCTAATCTAAAAGCTTTTTATATACGTAAAAAAGCAAATAACGTTTGGACGAATTGGGAACGACAAGCGATATATTCTGAAATTGTCCCTAATACTGGTGGAATATTTACGGGATTGATTGAAAGTAAAAGTGATAATGCGTTTGTTTTGGGAAGTCGTTCTTATAAGACAATTATTCATAAAGGAGCGCAAGGAGAGCTTATTTTTGCTCCGTCAACAGTATCTCAAGGTGATACTTGGGATTGGTCTAAAAAGGTGGAATTTCGGCTTGACGGCACAGTAAAGCAAGCAACTGACACAGGGTGGATTAATCTTGCTACAACTGGGATAGAAAATGTTGCTAACAGAGATATGAAGTATAAAAGAAGTGGTGAAAACATTAGTGTAATTGGTTCAGTTCGAAATCCTCAAAACGAAACAGTATTTGCTACACTACCAGTTGGATTTAGACCCGTACAGCACATTGCTTTTCCAGCACTGGCATATGGATATACACCCGCAGTTTGTGAAGTTACAATAAAACCTGATGGCGGGGTTTTCGTGAATGGTGTTCCAAGCGGAAGTACTGTTCATATTGCAATGAGCTTTTTAATTTAG
- a CDS encoding phage holin family protein: protein MERIDVLLKAFIATFGGFCGYFWGGWDATLKILVTMAVIDYLTGMIAAGYNGELKSKVGFKGIAKKVVLFLLVGAAAQLDALLGSNSAIREATIFFFMGNELLSLLENAGRMGISLPQPLTNAVEILGGKQKQEEKKGDVQ from the coding sequence ATGGAACGTATTGATGTATTACTAAAAGCGTTTATAGCTACGTTTGGCGGTTTTTGTGGGTATTTTTGGGGAGGATGGGATGCAACATTGAAAATCTTAGTGACGATGGCAGTTATTGATTATTTAACTGGCATGATTGCAGCAGGATACAACGGAGAATTAAAAAGTAAAGTTGGTTTCAAAGGCATCGCCAAAAAGGTGGTGCTTTTTCTTTTGGTCGGTGCAGCCGCTCAATTAGATGCATTGTTAGGAAGCAATAGCGCTATTCGCGAAGCAACGATTTTCTTCTTTATGGGTAATGAATTGCTTTCACTTTTAGAAAATGCTGGACGAATGGGTATCTCACTCCCGCAACCATTAACAAATGCAGTTGAAATTTTAGGTGGCAAACAAAAACAAGAAGAGAAAAAAGGAGATGTTCAATAA